Proteins encoded in a region of the Schaalia hyovaginalis genome:
- the feoB gene encoding ferrous iron transport protein B, producing the protein MSCPKCAPSSAPSAVANPVPEEHAERLRVDPTIVLVGNPNVGKSTLFNLVTGARQAVVNAPGTTVEVMAGAWTAVGARILDLPGTYSLIANSLDEQVVVDTLAGAPGSFTDPARGRGIDLVLVLLDATALTRSLYLLAQVARTGRPVAAVVTLSDVTAHEGETTDVASLGRALGVPVMAIDPRSHKGLDALEDMVRAALRTRPRVAGIEPDPAAPGYSATAALGALEMAQEERGADEALDPECGCGRGLDCLMREPAPDSSAAAAAAKMREKDPLAVADDLFAWVEGVEADAFGARADQAKPSRSDRIDRLLLHPVVGIPVFFALMWFLFKVAGEWVGPVQDFFDALFTSEDPGAVSLANLINAGLAALGWQGTWLHGLLVGGLATGLGVVASFLPLMFVIFLLISILEDSGYMARAAFLGDRVMRAIGLDGRVIMPLIMGFGCNLPSLAAVRTLSNARQRLITVLITPYTSCAARLTIYLMIARIFFPVHAGTVIFAMYVLSILLVIIAALVLRPFLNRNASEAPLMLVLPAYQMPRLLVTLKSTWLRAWAFVKGAGKVIVLMTLVVWLMSAIPVAGGYSFADEELPMEDSVYGATAQLLVPAFEPAGFGDWHMTGALMTGFVAKETLISSIVTSYNLDPATAGDAEEGGSDLGSLPELITSTFQGTAGDAAPLAAFAFMVFVLAYTPCLATVAEQARQVGGRITAGAVGVQLVAAWLLAVAIFQIGRLFL; encoded by the coding sequence CAGGCCGTCGTCAACGCGCCCGGCACGACCGTCGAGGTCATGGCCGGCGCATGGACCGCCGTCGGCGCCCGCATCCTCGACCTGCCCGGCACCTACTCCCTCATCGCGAACTCCCTCGACGAGCAGGTCGTCGTCGACACCCTCGCCGGAGCGCCCGGATCCTTCACCGACCCCGCTCGGGGCCGGGGCATCGACCTCGTCCTCGTCCTCCTCGATGCGACGGCCCTCACGCGCTCGCTCTACCTGCTCGCGCAGGTCGCGCGCACGGGCCGCCCCGTCGCCGCAGTCGTCACCCTCTCCGACGTCACCGCCCACGAGGGCGAGACGACCGACGTCGCCTCGCTCGGCCGCGCCCTCGGCGTCCCCGTCATGGCGATCGACCCCCGCTCGCACAAGGGCCTCGACGCCCTTGAAGACATGGTCCGCGCCGCCCTGCGGACGCGGCCGCGCGTCGCGGGCATCGAGCCCGATCCCGCGGCCCCCGGGTACAGCGCGACCGCCGCCCTCGGCGCCCTCGAGATGGCGCAGGAGGAGCGCGGCGCCGACGAGGCCCTCGACCCCGAATGCGGCTGCGGGCGCGGCCTCGACTGCCTCATGCGCGAGCCCGCCCCCGATTCCTCGGCCGCGGCCGCCGCGGCGAAGATGCGCGAGAAGGATCCCCTCGCCGTGGCCGACGACCTCTTCGCCTGGGTCGAGGGGGTCGAGGCCGACGCCTTCGGCGCGCGCGCCGACCAGGCGAAGCCGTCGCGATCGGACAGGATCGATCGGCTCCTCCTCCATCCGGTCGTGGGGATCCCCGTGTTCTTCGCGCTCATGTGGTTCCTCTTCAAAGTCGCGGGCGAATGGGTCGGGCCCGTCCAGGACTTCTTCGATGCGCTCTTCACCTCCGAGGACCCGGGGGCCGTCTCCCTCGCCAACCTCATCAACGCCGGCCTTGCGGCCCTCGGCTGGCAGGGGACCTGGCTCCACGGGCTCCTCGTCGGGGGGCTCGCGACCGGCCTCGGCGTCGTCGCCTCCTTCCTCCCGCTGATGTTCGTCATCTTCCTCCTCATCTCGATCCTCGAGGACTCCGGGTACATGGCCCGCGCGGCCTTCCTCGGCGACCGGGTGATGCGGGCGATCGGGCTCGACGGGCGCGTCATCATGCCGCTCATCATGGGCTTCGGCTGCAACCTCCCCTCCCTCGCCGCGGTGCGCACCCTGTCGAACGCGCGCCAGCGCCTCATCACGGTGCTCATCACCCCCTACACCTCCTGCGCCGCGCGGCTCACGATCTACCTCATGATCGCCAGGATCTTCTTCCCCGTTCATGCGGGGACGGTGATCTTCGCGATGTACGTCCTGTCGATCCTGCTCGTCATCATCGCGGCCCTCGTCCTGCGCCCCTTCCTCAACAGGAACGCGAGCGAGGCCCCCCTCATGCTCGTCCTGCCCGCCTATCAGATGCCGCGACTGCTCGTCACGCTCAAATCCACGTGGCTGCGCGCCTGGGCCTTCGTCAAGGGCGCGGGCAAGGTGATCGTCCTCATGACCCTCGTCGTGTGGCTCATGTCGGCGATCCCCGTCGCGGGCGGCTACTCCTTCGCCGATGAGGAGCTCCCGATGGAGGACTCCGTTTACGGAGCGACCGCCCAGCTGCTCGTGCCCGCCTTCGAACCGGCGGGCTTCGGGGACTGGCACATGACGGGCGCCCTCATGACGGGCTTCGTCGCCAAGGAGACCCTGATCTCCTCGATCGTCACCTCCTACAACCTCGACCCGGCGACGGCGGGCGATGCGGAGGAGGGCGGCTCCGACCTCGGCTCGCTGCCCGAACTCATCACCTCTACCTTCCAAGGCACGGCGGGGGACGCCGCGCCCCTGGCGGCCTTCGCCTTCATGGTCTTCGTGCTCGCCTACACGCCCTGCCTCGCGACCGTCGCCGAGCAGGCGCGACAGGTCGGCGGGCGGATCACCGCGGGTGCCGTCGGCGTGCAGCTGGTGGCGGCCTGGCTGTTGGCGGTCGCGATCTTCCAGATCGGAAGACTCTTCCTGTGA
- a CDS encoding SLC13 family permease produces the protein MSVPITHASTSTPRALDEEAPKASQWRRQVIGIVGGLALALLAFFLFPASGVDQVNEVAAASAGEDFVPFTDLGLRVVVFAAVLLGVWWMTEAIPLAATALLPLVIFPAFQVASFKEVAAPYASDTIFLFMGGFMLALAMQKWNLHRRIALGVVLLVGAQPRRLVLGFMIATGFVSMWVSNTATAVVMLPIGLSVLNLVAGLVGGIEKVKKFATGLMLGIAYAASIGSVATIIGTPPNALLVATLSENYGIDIGFGQWMLVGAPLAIVFMAFAWWLMVYVLFRPEISEIPGGRELIEGQWKELGRMSRGEVIVAVVFVLAALSWVFVPIVLDFTGSELNISDSLIAMVTAAVLFLIPADVRTGTRILDWKTANDLPWDVLLLFGGGLSLSAMFSKLGLSLWIGEQAKGLGAFPIVVIIAAVAALVIFLTELTSNTATAAAFLPIMGGVATGIGITADNPMNVMLLVVPVALAATFAFMLPVATPPNAVAYGSGYIKIGDMAKTGLWLNLGGIVLITLAVYFIGVPVFGLTL, from the coding sequence ATGAGCGTTCCCATCACGCACGCATCGACATCAACGCCACGCGCCCTCGACGAAGAAGCGCCCAAGGCGAGTCAGTGGAGGCGGCAGGTCATCGGCATCGTCGGCGGCCTCGCCCTGGCCCTCCTCGCCTTCTTCCTCTTCCCCGCCTCGGGCGTCGATCAGGTCAATGAAGTCGCCGCCGCTTCGGCGGGCGAAGACTTCGTCCCCTTCACCGACCTCGGTCTGCGGGTCGTCGTCTTCGCGGCGGTCCTCCTCGGAGTCTGGTGGATGACCGAAGCGATCCCCCTCGCCGCCACGGCCCTCCTCCCGCTCGTCATCTTTCCGGCCTTCCAGGTGGCGAGCTTCAAAGAAGTCGCCGCCCCCTACGCCTCGGACACGATCTTCCTCTTCATGGGCGGATTCATGCTCGCCCTCGCGATGCAGAAGTGGAACCTCCATCGCAGGATCGCCCTCGGGGTCGTCCTCCTCGTCGGCGCCCAGCCCAGGCGCCTCGTCCTCGGATTCATGATCGCGACGGGCTTCGTCTCCATGTGGGTCTCCAACACGGCGACCGCGGTCGTCATGCTCCCGATCGGCCTGTCCGTCCTCAACCTCGTCGCCGGGCTCGTGGGCGGGATCGAGAAGGTGAAGAAGTTCGCGACCGGCCTCATGCTCGGCATCGCCTACGCGGCCTCGATCGGCTCGGTCGCCACCATCATCGGCACCCCCCCGAACGCCCTCCTCGTCGCGACCCTCTCGGAGAACTACGGGATCGACATCGGCTTCGGCCAGTGGATGCTCGTCGGCGCCCCGCTCGCCATCGTCTTCATGGCTTTCGCGTGGTGGCTCATGGTCTACGTCCTCTTCCGGCCCGAGATCTCCGAGATCCCGGGCGGGCGCGAACTCATCGAGGGCCAGTGGAAGGAGCTCGGCCGGATGAGCCGCGGTGAAGTCATCGTCGCCGTCGTCTTCGTCCTCGCCGCGCTGTCCTGGGTCTTCGTCCCGATCGTCCTCGACTTCACCGGATCCGAGCTCAACATCTCCGACTCCCTCATCGCGATGGTCACCGCCGCAGTCCTCTTCCTCATCCCCGCCGACGTCCGAACGGGCACGAGGATCCTCGACTGGAAGACCGCGAACGACCTCCCGTGGGACGTCCTCCTCCTCTTCGGCGGCGGCCTGTCCCTCTCCGCGATGTTCTCCAAACTCGGACTCTCCCTCTGGATCGGCGAGCAGGCGAAGGGGCTGGGCGCCTTCCCGATCGTCGTCATCATCGCCGCAGTCGCGGCGCTCGTCATCTTCCTCACCGAGCTCACCTCGAACACCGCGACGGCCGCGGCCTTCCTCCCGATCATGGGCGGGGTCGCCACGGGAATCGGCATCACCGCGGACAATCCCATGAACGTCATGCTGCTCGTCGTCCCCGTGGCGCTGGCCGCGACCTTCGCCTTCATGCTCCCGGTGGCCACCCCGCCGAACGCGGTCGCCTACGGCTCCGGCTACATCAAGATCGGCGACATGGCGAAGACCGGCCTGTGGCTCAACCTCGGGGGCATCGTCCTCATCACCCTCGCCGTGTACTTCATCGGCGTTCCCGTCTTCGGGCTCACCCTCTGA
- a CDS encoding MFS transporter → MSDEAAKTGRENVGREWLIPYGLLYTGQNLAWSGPVQVLIALQVLAFRPEDKETSFALLMTIGGACQVIGSLLGGILSDRTRSRWGKRLPWILIGNAVAAACLVIQAFAPSYALLFATWSIFQIFLAIAGSSTLSLPPDAVPRRQFGLVSGVQGATYTLGVVGGTLIAALAGVELGYLISAGIVVLFVAIFAASGAWKRGLVGTGSTTDMLLAEGEESLAKGYSDFIWVFIARFAINLGNYVALFYLLYFLRDRIRLADPETGVLILTGVYALFVIISTIIGGMWSDRVGRRKPFYLAAGVGIALACVLMAIATTFPAAIAGAIMLGLVWGLFTAVDQALVNSVLPVPGKRARDVGVMTVAIAAANIASPLFAAFSLGHLGGYPGLYLASGALVLVGSLAILPVRSVR, encoded by the coding sequence ATGAGCGACGAGGCTGCGAAGACCGGCAGGGAGAATGTCGGACGCGAATGGTTGATCCCCTACGGACTCCTCTACACCGGTCAGAACCTCGCATGGTCCGGCCCGGTCCAAGTCCTCATCGCCCTCCAAGTCCTCGCATTCCGCCCGGAGGACAAAGAGACGTCCTTCGCCCTCCTCATGACCATCGGCGGCGCCTGCCAAGTCATCGGATCCCTCCTCGGCGGCATCCTGTCCGACCGGACCCGCTCGCGCTGGGGCAAGAGACTGCCCTGGATCCTCATCGGCAACGCAGTCGCAGCCGCCTGCCTCGTCATCCAAGCCTTCGCGCCCTCGTACGCGCTCCTCTTCGCAACCTGGTCCATCTTCCAGATCTTCCTCGCGATCGCCGGATCCTCAACCCTCTCACTGCCCCCGGACGCGGTGCCGAGGCGCCAATTCGGCCTCGTCTCCGGGGTGCAAGGGGCGACCTACACGCTCGGCGTCGTCGGAGGAACCCTCATCGCGGCCCTCGCAGGGGTCGAGCTCGGCTACCTCATCTCCGCAGGCATCGTCGTGCTCTTCGTCGCGATCTTCGCGGCATCCGGCGCGTGGAAGCGCGGCCTCGTCGGCACCGGATCAACCACCGACATGCTCCTCGCCGAGGGCGAGGAATCCCTCGCCAAGGGATACTCCGACTTCATCTGGGTCTTCATCGCACGCTTCGCCATCAACCTCGGCAACTACGTCGCCCTCTTCTACCTCCTCTACTTCCTGCGCGACCGCATCAGACTCGCGGATCCGGAGACCGGGGTCCTCATCCTCACCGGCGTCTACGCCCTCTTCGTCATCATCTCGACGATCATCGGCGGCATGTGGTCGGACAGGGTCGGGCGCCGCAAGCCCTTCTACCTCGCCGCAGGAGTCGGCATCGCCCTCGCCTGCGTCCTCATGGCCATCGCCACCACCTTCCCCGCGGCGATTGCCGGCGCGATCATGCTCGGACTCGTCTGGGGACTGTTCACCGCGGTCGACCAGGCCCTCGTCAACTCCGTCCTGCCCGTGCCCGGCAAGCGCGCCAGGGACGTGGGCGTCATGACCGTCGCCATCGCGGCCGCGAACATCGCCTCCCCGCTCTTCGCCGCCTTCTCCCTCGGACACCTCGGGGGCTACCCCGGCCTCTACCTCGCCTCGGGGGCCCTGGTCCTCGTCGGATCACTCGCGATCCTCCCCGTCCGCTCCGTCCGCTGA